From Synergistales bacterium, the proteins below share one genomic window:
- a CDS encoding NADP oxidoreductase, protein MQKVTIATDWLESCAGCHMSLLDVDERLFDLLKAVEFTSSPITDLKVPPEAGVDVGILSGAIGNSHQEEVARTMRERSRILVALGDCAVFGGVCVLRNLFARDAVLARGYMETESTDPGSRVPDSEELGALTDRAYPVNQVVDVDVYLPGCPPSADAIHFVLSELVEGRIPVLPDELLHYD, encoded by the coding sequence ATGCAGAAGGTGACCATCGCGACGGACTGGCTGGAATCCTGCGCCGGGTGCCACATGTCGCTGCTGGATGTCGACGAGCGGCTCTTCGATCTCCTGAAGGCGGTGGAGTTCACGTCGAGCCCCATCACCGACCTCAAGGTGCCTCCCGAGGCGGGGGTGGACGTGGGGATTCTGAGCGGGGCCATCGGCAACAGCCACCAGGAGGAGGTCGCCCGGACCATGCGGGAGCGGTCGCGCATCCTGGTGGCCCTCGGCGACTGCGCCGTCTTCGGCGGGGTCTGCGTGCTGCGGAACCTCTTCGCCCGGGACGCCGTGCTCGCCAGAGGCTACATGGAGACCGAGAGTACCGACCCGGGAAGCCGGGTGCCCGACTCGGAGGAACTGGGGGCGCTCACCGACAGGGCCTATCCCGTCAACCAGGTGGTGGACGTGGATGTCTACCTGCCGGGCTGTCCTCCCTCGGCGGATGCGATCCACTTCGTGCTCTCCGAGCTGGTGGAGGGGCGCATCCCCGTCCTGCCCGACGAGTTGCTGCACTATGACTAG